One stretch of Pandoraea oxalativorans DNA includes these proteins:
- a CDS encoding TOBE domain-containing protein encodes MGITAINVRNQFKGRIREILRGPVLSEVDVETPSGIVTSVITTRSIDELRLDVGSEVVALVKATEVSLAKL; translated from the coding sequence ATGGGTATCACCGCCATCAACGTGCGCAACCAGTTCAAGGGCCGTATTCGCGAGATCCTGCGCGGTCCAGTGCTCTCGGAAGTGGACGTCGAGACGCCGAGCGGCATCGTCACGTCGGTCATCACCACGCGCTCGATCGACGAACTGCGTCTGGATGTCGGCTCCGAGGTCGTGGCGCTGGTCAAGGCCACCGAAGTGTCGCTCGCGAAGCTTTGA
- the gltX gene encoding glutamate--tRNA ligase codes for MTTVRTRFAPSPTGFIHLGNIRSALYPWAFARHNNGAFVLRIEDTDLERSSQQAVDVILEGMEWLGLDYDEGPFYQMQRMDRYREVLEQLKAGGHVYPCYMSMEELDELREQQRVRGEKPRYDGRWRPEPGKLLPEPPAGVQPVLRFKNPLTGSVVWEDAVKGRIEISNEELDDLVIARPDGTPTYNFCVVVDDIDMDITHVIRGDDHVNNTPRQINIFEALGKPWPVYAHLPTVLNDQGEKMSKRNGAMSVVQYREEGYLPEAVVNYLARLGWAHGDAEVFSREQFVAWFDLEHLGKSPAQHNPEKLQWLNNQYLKQADNDRLAGLTEPFLQKAGVSIEGGPSLAGVVGLFKDRANTIKDIAASAEMFYRAPAPSAQDMTQHMTDAARAAVKDLAAALAALPEWKKDAISPAFKATLAQHGMKMPQLAMPVRLLVVGTTHTPAIDAVLELLGRDAVLARLSA; via the coding sequence ATGACCACTGTCCGCACCCGCTTTGCGCCTAGCCCGACCGGTTTCATCCATCTGGGCAACATCCGTTCCGCTCTCTATCCGTGGGCCTTCGCGCGTCACAACAACGGCGCGTTCGTGTTGCGCATCGAAGACACCGATCTCGAGCGCTCTTCGCAGCAGGCCGTGGACGTCATTCTGGAAGGCATGGAATGGCTCGGCCTCGATTACGACGAAGGTCCGTTCTATCAGATGCAGCGCATGGATCGCTATCGCGAAGTGCTGGAGCAACTGAAGGCGGGCGGTCACGTCTATCCGTGCTACATGAGCATGGAGGAACTGGACGAACTGCGCGAGCAGCAACGCGTGCGTGGCGAGAAGCCGCGTTACGACGGTCGCTGGCGTCCGGAACCGGGCAAGCTGTTGCCCGAGCCGCCGGCCGGCGTGCAGCCGGTGCTGCGCTTCAAGAACCCGCTGACGGGCAGCGTCGTGTGGGAAGACGCGGTCAAGGGGCGCATCGAAATCTCGAACGAAGAGCTCGACGATCTGGTGATCGCGCGTCCCGACGGCACGCCGACGTATAACTTCTGCGTGGTGGTCGACGACATCGACATGGACATCACGCACGTGATTCGTGGCGACGACCACGTGAACAACACGCCGCGTCAGATCAACATCTTCGAAGCGCTGGGCAAGCCGTGGCCCGTGTACGCGCATTTGCCCACGGTGCTCAACGACCAGGGCGAGAAGATGTCGAAGCGCAACGGCGCGATGAGCGTCGTGCAGTACCGGGAAGAAGGCTATCTGCCGGAAGCCGTGGTGAACTATCTGGCGCGTCTGGGCTGGGCGCACGGCGACGCGGAAGTGTTCTCGCGCGAGCAGTTCGTGGCGTGGTTCGATCTGGAACATCTCGGCAAGTCGCCCGCACAGCACAACCCGGAAAAGCTTCAGTGGCTGAACAATCAGTATCTGAAGCAGGCGGACAACGATCGTCTGGCCGGGCTGACCGAGCCGTTCCTGCAAAAGGCGGGCGTCTCGATCGAGGGCGGTCCGTCGCTGGCCGGTGTCGTCGGTCTGTTCAAGGATCGCGCCAACACGATCAAGGACATCGCGGCCAGCGCCGAGATGTTCTACCGTGCACCGGCCCCGTCTGCGCAAGACATGACGCAGCACATGACCGACGCCGCACGCGCTGCCGTGAAGGATCTGGCGGCTGCGCTGGCTGCGTTGCCCGAATGGAAGAAGGATGCCATTTCGCCGGCGTTCAAGGCCACGCTCGCGCAACACGGCATGAAGATGCCGCAACTCGCGATGCCGGTGCGTCTGCTCGTCGTAGGCACCACACACACGCCGGCCATCGACGCCGTGCTGGAACTGCTGGGCCGCGACGCAGTGCTGGCGCGTCTGTCTGCCTGA